CCTCACGGCCGTCATCGTCCGACAACACCGTCGTTCGCAGACGCTGCGCTGCGACGCGTCCGGTGAAGTTGCCGACGGTGATCAAATCGCCCAATCGAGCAGGCTTTTCAAACAACACGATGAACCCGCCAAACAGGTTTCGGACCATGTCTTGCAAACCGAATCCCAAGCCGATCATCAAGCCAACCGCCAACCACTGGATCGTTTGCCAACGCACCCCAATCCATTTGCAAGCGACGAAACATCCAACCCCGAAGAGCAGGAACCGTCCCAACACCAACGTGAAGTGTTCCATGCCTTCATCGAAGGACACCCGCTGCAGAACCAACGCATCAAACAATGCCGGCAACAACTTGGCCAACTGAAACGCGACAAACAGTGTGCCAGCAGCCAGCAACAAATGCATTGCGGTCACGGGAGTCGTTTCAACCGCCGATTGCATGACGGTTTGACCAACCGCGTTGACGCTGGCTTGTTGCACGGTGTCTTCCACCGTCCAAAGAACCGGGTTGCCCATTCGAACGTTGGGAAACACATCGATCCAAAGCCAACCGAAACAAACCACCGCCCCCAACACCATTGCACATTGGCACAGGAAGGCGAGGTGATGCTTGAGCTCAAGGAAATGCTCACCCAGAGCCCCGGCGACTCGGCCGGACTCAGGTTCGTCGTACTCGTCCCGCTCTTGCTTTAGCGAACGTGTGCCGGTCAACAAGTCCCAAGCTTCCGCCGACACATACTTGACTCCCGCCCAAAGAATCGAAGCTGACATCAACGTCACCGCCGTGAAGATGATCCGCTGAATGATCTCGTGCGTTGTGACGCTGTAGCCGAGCGACGATAGAACGATCAAAAACAGCGGCAATCCGAGGCCGGCCAAGTACATCAAGAAACGACCGCGATGAATCACACTGCCGCAATATTTTTCAATCAGCGGTTCAAGGAAGCCGCCGACCGGACGCAAAGCCAAGTGCATCGTCCAGCCCACCAAGAGCATCGCCAGAATGAATCCCAAGCGAGCGACCGACCCGCGCCACATGCCGTGGTCAATTTGGCTCATCAACGTGATCGAGTACGCCGCGACAACCAATCCCATGCCAATGATGGTCAGGTACTTCATCGCACGAGGACGCCGCGACAATTCAATGTCAACGTGTTGATCCAAGTAGCCATCCGCCCGCAACCATTGCCGAGGAACCTCGATCAACCAAGCCACTAAGCTCGCAGCACAGAATGCGCTCGATGCGTGCAATGTTGCTTCTGAAACGATGCCGGTTCCCAGCCAACGACCAATCCAAAACAAGACCGCAGGAATGCCCGCGGCAACGAACACGGTGAGCACACCGGCATACAGTTTTCGTTTTTGCGGAGCAGCCTTCCGCATCCTTTTGCGACTGCCGATGGCGATCAACGAAGCTTTCGCGAGCCAACGAAGCACCAGTATTAACACGATGCCAACCAACAATCCGATCGCACCGACCGGGTTGGCGGAGATCTTCCGTTCAAATGTGGGTCCAAAATCGCCGCTGCGACTTGAGTCGAACAACGCTGCCATCCCACCCTTCAAGTTGCGAGCGTCACGCAGGCCGACTGGTTCATCACTGCGAATCCACATGACGTGCCGGTCGATCAGCATTCGATAGTCACCCGCCAAGGATTCCGATGCGGTCGTAATCGAATCCAACTCGCTGATCTTTTGCTGTTGGTCCTGATACCCGACCTGCAACGAACGAATCCAGGCGCCGCGTTGACGCAGCAATTCTTCGACTTGCAATCGCAACGGGTCGCCATAGCGGTTGGCGTCGTACCCCGCGGCCGCGAGAACTTCCGCGGCTTGCCGCTCAGGTTCCGATCCATCCAACCGAATCAGGTCCAACTCCAATTGTTGTTGACGCGATTTCCCGAGAGCCTCGCTCGCCAAAGCGGTTTGGCTGTTTTCGATCTGCCATTGTTCCAGTTGGTCTTTCTTATGGCGAAGCAACAGCCCGATCGTGGGCGTTAGGCCATGCCGTGTCAGCTTCTGATTGACGTCTTCAAAGTCCGACTGCGTTGCATCGAGTTGCTCCTTGGCGGAATAAACTCGACCGGCCAGCTGGTTGTACTTCGCGGCGAGATCAATCCATTGCTGAACCAACTCTGCGTTCTTGGTTCCGATGTCGGCCGCAATGGGATCCGATGTTTGAGCGAGCGAACGAAACTGCGATTCGGTCTGCTGCGCCGCGCGAACGTGCATGTCCGCGTACGGCGATTGCCGCCAATCATCTAGCTCACTGGGCTGACGAGGAAGCAACGGGTAGCTCACCGCGGTTGCTTCAGTCGTGTCGGTCGCATCCCAATCCGATCGGGTACTCGTTTCACGCTGAACGACGGATGGCGAGGCTTGAGTCGCTCCAGGATAAGGACGTTGAATCGGTCGCGTGCTCAACTGCGAATTGGTGGATCGCGATGGCCGAGAAAGATTGTTGGCACTCGAATTGGATTGGGAGCTGGAAGTGAACGCGGGCGGCGTCAATCGACCTCGCGACGAGGTTTCCGTGTGACTGGGCCAGCTTTCAACGGATTCCGACTGAGTTGCCCAGGCCGAATTCGATGATGTGACGATCGATGGAGAAATCGATGGCGAGGAAACCGGCACCGACGTTTCGACCGGATAGGTGGTAGCCGTCGATGTTGTGAACGGTGGAGGTTTGGGCGTCGTCCAGACAATTTCCTGAGCCGCTACGATGCCCACGCTCATCCATACCAAGATGCAGCAGGCAAACCACAACAACACGAATTGGTCGCTGCGTTGCGGTTGGGCGGAAAACGACTTCGATCTCAGTGGGTGGCTCATCGGGACCACTGCAAGCAATCAGATTGGCGGCGAAACCGCCGGAAAAAATTTGCCGCCGACGGAGAACGGACATCGAATCAATACGAGAATCCAGGTTTCATCGCCACATCGATCGTGTTTCACGCGATACAAACGGCAAACCAGCGAATCCGGGCAAAATGCAACAGCTCGAAACACTCCCGCCGACGCACTAGACTTCCATGTTCCCCCCATTTCACCGACCTGGAGTTCTCGATGCTCAACCGAATCTCGATTCGACGCTGCCGTTTCCCGTCAGGATCATGCCAGCGGATGATGAGCTTGGCTCTTCTGGTCGTAGCCGCCAATGTCTTTGGAGTTTTCGCGAAAGCGGACGACTGGCCGCAGTGGCGAGGCACGGGCCGCGACGGGGACTGGACCGAAACTGGAATCGTGACGGAGCTCCCCGAAGGCCAACTACCATTGAAATGGTCTGTTCCAATCGGCTCCGGTTACAGCGGCCCAACGGTTGCGAACGGACGGGTTTATGTCACCGACCGACAAACGGAACCCGATGAGATTGAACGTGTGCTGTGCTTTGCCGAGAAGGACGGAAGCTTGGTCTGGGAACATTCCTACGCTGCTGCCTATGAGATCGGTTACCGAGCCGGTCCCCGCGCCAGCGTCACGCTGCACGATGGGAAAGCATTGGCCGTCGGCGCGATGGGGCACTTCCATTGTTTCAATGCGACCACGGGAGAGATCTTGTGGAAGCATGACTTGAATCAAGAATACAAAATCGCGATGCCAATCTGGGGAATCACAGGAGCTCCGCTGGTGGTGACCAGCGAGACTCACAAACCGATCGTGGTTCAGATTGTTGGTGGTTCCAAGGGAGCCTGCGTCGTGGGATTTGATCTGGCGACCGGCGACGAAGCCTGGCGTTCGCTCGATGAGCGTGCCGGCTATTCCGCTCCAATTTTGATCCAGCAAGGCGGGCGAGACGTTGTCGTGTGTTGGACCGGAGACAGCATCAGCGGACTCTCGCCTTCGACCGGAGATGTCTTCTGGCGAATCCCGTTTCCTCCTTCTCGAATGCCGATCGGTGTCGCCACTCCGGTCGTGGACGACAACCATCTGTTTGTCACATCCTTCTATGACGGTTCCATGATGCTTGAACTGTCGGACACCGAACCTGCGGCACAAAAGAAGTGGCACCGAGTCGGGGTCGACGAAAAGAACACCCGTGCGTTGCATTCCATCATCAGCACACCTGTGATGCGAGATGGTTACGTCTACGGTGTCGACAGCTATGGTGAACTGCGTTGCCTGGAGATGGAAACCGGCGAACGAGTCTGGGAGGACACCACGGCCGTTCCGCGAAATCGATGGGGCACGATCCACACGGTTGTGCATCAAAGCGAGAATTCGCAAACGGATTGGATGTTCAACGATCAAGGTCAATTGACGATCGCCCACCTGACGCCCGAAGGCTATCAACCTCTCAGCCAGACTCATTTGCTGGACACGACGACGGTGCAATTGCCACGACGCAATGGAGTCACATGGTCTCATCCGGCCTATGCCAACCGCTGCATTTTCGCTCGCAATGATGAGCAATTGGTTTGTGCATCTTTGGAAGATTGACCGCGAGAAGAGAGCGAATATCGTCGGTCCACTTGCGTTCAGGCACAGTTAAGATAGGGTTAAAATCGAATGGCGGACCACCAAACTTGTCGGGATCCGCCCACCCACTTTCTCAGGATGAATTCGATGTTCGCAAAGCTCACTCAATCGCTGCTTGCTCTTTCCTTGGTTGCTGTCTTGGCTGGATGTGAGAAGGGCTCCGAATCCGCCGCCGGAATCGCTGACCAAGCCAAAGCAGGCGTGGACTCCGCCGCTGGTGCTGCGAAAGACGCGACGACAGACGTGGTTCCTGAAGCTGCCAAAGAAACCGTTGACGGTGCCATCGACCAAGGTGGCGAGAAAGCCAAAGAAGGCATCGACGCAGCAGCTGGCACTGCTGAGTGATCAAATGGACTCGGCCTGAGTCCGATTGATTCACGTTCCATCACGGAGCCAAACTGCCGGCGACCTCGAATCGCCGGAGTTGGGCTCCGTTTTTTTGTGCGCGTGTATCACTGATACCGGTGGATTGCGGGACTGATGCTCAAACTAGCAAGGGGTCTGGAATCAGCGGGTCGCAAACGGACAATGGATGCCGATCTCGGTCCGCCGAGACCTTTGGTGACTCTCTCTTGCCCCAGGATCGTTTCGTGGCCTCCGATTCCATTGCCAGCCGCGTGCAACAACTTGTCGATGAAATCAATCACCACAATCGTCTCTACTACGACGATGCGGCTCCTGAAATCACCGACCTGCAATACGATCAATTGCTGGCCGAGCTGACGCAGCTCGAAGAAGAAAACCCGGAACTTCGCCAACCCAATTCACCGACGCAACTGGTCGGCGGCGACGTCGTCGATCAACTGGTTCAGATTCCCCACCGCGTCCCCATGTTGTCGATTGACAACACGTACAGCCGCGAAGAGTTGGCGGCGGCGATGGAGCGAATCGAAAAATCGCTCGAAGGCGAATCAGTTGCCTGGACGATGGAATACAAAATCGACGGCGTCGCGGGATCGATTCGCTACGAAAACGGCGAACTGACGCTGGCACTCACGCGAGGCAACGGGCAGGTCGGCGACGACATCACGCACAACGTCCGCACCATTCGCGAATTGCCTCGATCGATCGCGGACGCTGCGAAAGCCCATCCTGAAATTGCCGGTGGCAACGTTCCCGAGGTCCTCGAAGTTCGCGGCGAACTCTACATGACCGACGCGGATCTCGCGGATCTCAATGTCCGTCAAACCGAAGCGGGCCACGAACCGTTCAAGAACACACGCAACGTCACGGCGGGAACGATCCGCCTACTCGATCCCAAGATCGCTGCCTCGCGAAACATTCGCTTCTTTTGCCACGGCAGCGGTGAACTGATCGGAGTCCAAGCGACCGATCACATGACGTTCCTCAAGCATGTCGAAACATTGGGCATTCCCATTGCACCGGATGTCGTTCGCTTTGACAACAAAGAGGACGCCCTGCAAGCGATCGCGAAACTTGAGACGGAGATGCCCGACCTGCCGTTTGAGATCGATGGCATCGTGTTCAAAGTCGACTCGTTCGAGCAACGCGAAAAACTGGGTGTGCGCAGCAAGAGCCCGCGATGGGTGATCGCTTACAAATTCGAGCGATACGAAGCGATCACGACTCTCGAGGCCATCGATGTGCAAGTTGGCAAGACCGGCACGATCACGCCGGTCGCTTACTTGAAGCCGGTCGACATCGCGGACACCACCGTTTCGCGAGCCTCGCTTCACAACGCCGACGAGATCGAACGATTGGACGTTCGCGTTGGTGACACCGTGGTCGTCGAGAAAGCCGGCAAGATCATTCCAAAGGTTGTGCGAGTCGAGAAGCACGCTCGCACCAAACCGCTTCCCAAATTTGAATTCCCAACCCAGTGTCCCCAGTGCGACGAACCACTGACACGTGACGAAGGTGGCGTCTACATCCGCTGCACCAACCCGGCATGCCCCGCCCAACTTCGCCAGCGCCTGGTGTACTTCGGCAGTCGTACAGGCATGGACATCGATGGCTTGGGCGAAGAGGTCGTCGACCTGCTGCTGCAAAAAGAACTGGTCGAAAACTACGCCGACCTGTACCGATTGAATGTCGATGAACTGGCTGAGTTGACTTGGCCCCGACTGAGAAAGGGCAAAGGCGACGAGATGATCGAAGTTCAATTCGGTCGCAAGAACGCCGAAAACCTGGTCGCAGGAATCAACGAGAGCCGCACTCGCGGATTGGCTCGCGTGTTGTCGTCAATCAGCATCCGCCACATCGGACCACGCGTCGCAAAACTGATCGCAGCAAAGTACTGGAACCTCGATCTGCTGCGTTCCGCGAAAGCGGAGGACCTGGCCGCGATTCATGAAATTGGCGACCGGATCGCCGAGAGCCTGGTCAAATTCATCCACAGTGAATCAGGTTCGCAAACTCTGGCAGACTTGGATGCGGTGGGCGTCACCATGTCGGGCCCCGAGCCGGTGGAGTCACCCGACGAAGAAGAGAACCTGCCGCTCGCTGGCAAAAACATCGTCGCGACGGGAACACTGCAGCATTACACCCGCGATGAAATCAAAGCTC
Above is a genomic segment from Rhodopirellula bahusiensis containing:
- the ligA gene encoding NAD-dependent DNA ligase LigA, whose translation is MASDSIASRVQQLVDEINHHNRLYYDDAAPEITDLQYDQLLAELTQLEEENPELRQPNSPTQLVGGDVVDQLVQIPHRVPMLSIDNTYSREELAAAMERIEKSLEGESVAWTMEYKIDGVAGSIRYENGELTLALTRGNGQVGDDITHNVRTIRELPRSIADAAKAHPEIAGGNVPEVLEVRGELYMTDADLADLNVRQTEAGHEPFKNTRNVTAGTIRLLDPKIAASRNIRFFCHGSGELIGVQATDHMTFLKHVETLGIPIAPDVVRFDNKEDALQAIAKLETEMPDLPFEIDGIVFKVDSFEQREKLGVRSKSPRWVIAYKFERYEAITTLEAIDVQVGKTGTITPVAYLKPVDIADTTVSRASLHNADEIERLDVRVGDTVVVEKAGKIIPKVVRVEKHARTKPLPKFEFPTQCPQCDEPLTRDEGGVYIRCTNPACPAQLRQRLVYFGSRTGMDIDGLGEEVVDLLLQKELVENYADLYRLNVDELAELTWPRLRKGKGDEMIEVQFGRKNAENLVAGINESRTRGLARVLSSISIRHIGPRVAKLIAAKYWNLDLLRSAKAEDLAAIHEIGDRIAESLVKFIHSESGSQTLADLDAVGVTMSGPEPVESPDEEENLPLAGKNIVATGTLQHYTRDEIKARIEELGGRAAGSVSKKTDFLIAGEKAGSKLTKAESLGVEVLSEEDFRSRYETETT
- a CDS encoding outer membrane protein assembly factor BamB family protein codes for the protein MLNRISIRRCRFPSGSCQRMMSLALLVVAANVFGVFAKADDWPQWRGTGRDGDWTETGIVTELPEGQLPLKWSVPIGSGYSGPTVANGRVYVTDRQTEPDEIERVLCFAEKDGSLVWEHSYAAAYEIGYRAGPRASVTLHDGKALAVGAMGHFHCFNATTGEILWKHDLNQEYKIAMPIWGITGAPLVVTSETHKPIVVQIVGGSKGACVVGFDLATGDEAWRSLDERAGYSAPILIQQGGRDVVVCWTGDSISGLSPSTGDVFWRIPFPPSRMPIGVATPVVDDNHLFVTSFYDGSMMLELSDTEPAAQKKWHRVGVDEKNTRALHSIISTPVMRDGYVYGVDSYGELRCLEMETGERVWEDTTAVPRNRWGTIHTVVHQSENSQTDWMFNDQGQLTIAHLTPEGYQPLSQTHLLDTTTVQLPRRNGVTWSHPAYANRCIFARNDEQLVCASLED
- a CDS encoding mechanosensitive ion channel domain-containing protein, with the protein product MSTRPIQRPYPGATQASPSVVQRETSTRSDWDATDTTEATAVSYPLLPRQPSELDDWRQSPYADMHVRAAQQTESQFRSLAQTSDPIAADIGTKNAELVQQWIDLAAKYNQLAGRVYSAKEQLDATQSDFEDVNQKLTRHGLTPTIGLLLRHKKDQLEQWQIENSQTALASEALGKSRQQQLELDLIRLDGSEPERQAAEVLAAAGYDANRYGDPLRLQVEELLRQRGAWIRSLQVGYQDQQQKISELDSITTASESLAGDYRMLIDRHVMWIRSDEPVGLRDARNLKGGMAALFDSSRSGDFGPTFERKISANPVGAIGLLVGIVLILVLRWLAKASLIAIGSRKRMRKAAPQKRKLYAGVLTVFVAAGIPAVLFWIGRWLGTGIVSEATLHASSAFCAASLVAWLIEVPRQWLRADGYLDQHVDIELSRRPRAMKYLTIIGMGLVVAAYSITLMSQIDHGMWRGSVARLGFILAMLLVGWTMHLALRPVGGFLEPLIEKYCGSVIHRGRFLMYLAGLGLPLFLIVLSSLGYSVTTHEIIQRIIFTAVTLMSASILWAGVKYVSAEAWDLLTGTRSLKQERDEYDEPESGRVAGALGEHFLELKHHLAFLCQCAMVLGAVVCFGWLWIDVFPNVRMGNPVLWTVEDTVQQASVNAVGQTVMQSAVETTPVTAMHLLLAAGTLFVAFQLAKLLPALFDALVLQRVSFDEGMEHFTLVLGRFLLFGVGCFVACKWIGVRWQTIQWLAVGLMIGLGFGLQDMVRNLFGGFIVLFEKPARLGDLITVGNFTGRVAAQRLRTTVLSDDDGREVIVPNKNFVSDDVVNWMGAGRLSVIPMEVAVTRDERPADLCRTLQELMIEQPEVLLTPAPQATLVCVGQRSQRIEVRAWIEQGQNAERYRDQLLKLVRRHLLERNLLAQNQPSQPEMRDVLTKQDDSEDFFDDDFGQPRLSDAIRKRKRRA